Proteins encoded by one window of Candidatus Nitrosocosmicus hydrocola:
- a CDS encoding VOC family protein yields the protein MDMKLELVAIPVTDVERAIVFYKDKIGFNLDHDHTVNEKLRFIQMTPPGSACSICFGIGITDEMKPGCIKGLQMVVKDAKAAHDELKERGVNVTDVEVQAWGKLVHFEDPDGNSWTLQELPTRS from the coding sequence ATGGATATGAAACTTGAATTGGTTGCGATTCCGGTAACAGATGTGGAACGTGCAATTGTTTTTTATAAAGACAAAATAGGTTTTAATTTGGATCACGACCATACCGTCAACGAGAAATTGCGTTTTATTCAAATGACGCCTCCTGGTTCTGCTTGTTCAATTTGTTTTGGGATAGGTATTACCGATGAGATGAAACCTGGCTGCATCAAAGGGCTACAAATGGTAGTCAAGGATGCAAAGGCTGCCCATGACGAACTTAAAGAACGTGGGGTGAATGTTACTGATGTCGAAGTACAAGCATGGGGCAAGTTAGTTCATTTTGAGGACCCAGATGGTAACTCTTGGACACTACAGGAATTACCAACTCGCAGCTAA